In a single window of the Prochlorococcus marinus str. AS9601 genome:
- a CDS encoding inorganic diphosphatase yields the protein MDLSSIPPSPMKGIVNIVVEIPAGSRNKYEYCSDAGIMALDRVLHSSVRYPFDYGFIPNTLADDGAPLDAMVIMDEPTFAGCLIKARPIGVLDMYDCGAYDGKLLCVPMANPRQANIVSINQIAPNQLEDVAEFFRTSKGLDGRTVQIDGWRDFDVVENLLKSCLPSKKKKFKVLKKSNISKLN from the coding sequence ATGGACCTTAGTTCAATACCTCCATCTCCAATGAAGGGAATAGTGAATATTGTTGTTGAAATACCTGCAGGGAGTAGGAATAAATATGAATACTGCTCTGATGCAGGAATAATGGCCCTAGACAGAGTATTACATTCTTCAGTGAGGTACCCTTTTGATTATGGTTTTATACCAAATACCCTTGCTGATGATGGAGCTCCCCTTGATGCAATGGTGATCATGGACGAACCTACTTTTGCGGGTTGTCTAATAAAAGCTAGACCTATTGGAGTTTTGGATATGTATGATTGTGGTGCTTATGATGGAAAACTTTTATGTGTGCCTATGGCTAATCCTAGGCAGGCTAATATAGTGAGTATTAATCAAATTGCGCCTAATCAGCTTGAGGATGTTGCAGAATTTTTTAGAACAAGTAAAGGACTCGATGGAAGAACAGTTCAAATTGATGGTTGGAGGGATTTTGATGTAGTTGAAAATTTATTGAAAAGTTGTTTGCCTTCAAAAAAGAAAAAATTTAAAGTACTTAAGAAATCAAATATTAGTAAATTAAATTGA
- a CDS encoding Spx/MgsR family RNA polymerase-binding regulatory protein, with the protein MKKIIFYSYLKCSTCRKAAKWLESKDFEFQLIDIVKEPPLVNYLNLALEQYSDDKKRIFNTRGKAFKSLNLDIDSLSKEEIIQLLLSDGKLIKRPFLIYEGKKVILGFNEIEYAKQFL; encoded by the coding sequence TTGAAAAAAATAATTTTTTATAGTTATTTAAAATGCTCTACATGCCGAAAAGCTGCAAAGTGGCTTGAAAGCAAAGATTTTGAATTTCAGTTGATTGATATTGTTAAAGAACCTCCACTTGTTAATTATTTAAATCTAGCCTTAGAACAATACTCTGATGATAAGAAAAGGATTTTTAATACAAGAGGTAAAGCCTTTAAAAGTCTTAATCTTGATATTGATAGTTTGTCAAAGGAAGAAATTATTCAACTTCTTTTAAGTGATGGTAAGTTAATAAAAAGACCATTTTTGATTTACGAAGGGAAAAAAGTAATATTAGGTTTTAACGAAATTGAATATGCAAAACAATTTTTATAA
- the lepB gene encoding signal peptidase I, giving the protein MPSSIKSFLKEWGLLITLTFFVSSCRSFFAEPRYIPSGSMLPELQINDRLIIEKFSLRNSLPKRGDIVVFNSPYSFDKKLISSRSKPLPKKRYCFFMSFPPMSFIPGLRDQACDAYIKRVVALPGEIVSVNSNGELIINNKLIPEPYVSYKCSLSRFNQCGKFENIKVPEEHFLVLGDNRANSWDGRYWPGSKFLHKKEIIGKAYLRFWPLSQVGFFNN; this is encoded by the coding sequence ATGCCTAGTTCCATAAAAAGTTTTTTAAAAGAATGGGGTCTACTAATTACATTAACTTTTTTTGTTTCTTCTTGTAGATCATTTTTTGCAGAACCACGTTATATCCCTTCTGGTTCAATGCTCCCAGAATTACAAATAAATGATAGGTTAATTATTGAAAAATTTTCGCTAAGAAACTCTTTACCAAAAAGAGGAGATATTGTTGTTTTTAACTCACCTTACTCGTTTGACAAAAAATTAATCTCATCAAGATCTAAGCCCTTACCAAAAAAAAGATATTGTTTTTTTATGAGTTTTCCTCCAATGTCGTTTATTCCTGGTTTGAGGGATCAAGCTTGCGATGCTTATATTAAAAGAGTGGTGGCACTTCCAGGAGAAATTGTAAGTGTAAACTCTAACGGTGAATTAATAATAAATAATAAATTAATTCCTGAACCCTATGTCTCTTATAAATGCTCATTATCACGATTTAATCAATGTGGTAAATTTGAAAACATAAAAGTGCCAGAAGAACATTTTTTAGTATTAGGTGATAATAGGGCAAATAGCTGGGACGGAAGATATTGGCCTGGAAGTAAATTTCTTCATAAAAAAGAGATAATTGGTAAAGCATATTTAAGATTTTGGCCTCTTAGTCAAGTTGGCTTTTTCAATAATTAA